The window tgtttttagaaaataatttgtttgtCTATCATGATTTCAGTTGGTTTAGAGAGACTGGTTATTTACTAATGAAAAGCAAAGTGTGTTCTATGACTGGCTAATGGTGGATGCCCTAAATGTGCTTGAAAACTCAGtacatctgaaaataaattacctGCGGCTTTCCCCTCCTCCTAGAAGGCTCATTTTCTCAAACACCCTTGGAAATTCAGAGAACTCATCAGTCACAGGAGCAGCTCATGTGCAAAGCAGCATAGAAGGCAGTTGGTGAGGTTATTCTTTAATCAAAAGTAGAGGTGGAGGGAAAGTGACCTTCACTACAGGTTGAGGTTGTGTGACAAAAGCAAgttaaaaatggcatttttcttaGATTTTTCAAGTAGTAGTTGCCAGCTGGACAAATGTGTAATTCACAAGAAATACCTAAAGCATTTCCTATTAATTAGAGTGTATAAAGCTTGTGTGTCTAATGGAGAGAACTTGGAGCTCCTTCTGTGACAGAACTGCCAGGCATGTCAGACACTGAGCTGTCCCTGTCAGTCCCGCTGAATGTCAGGATTTGGGGTGGCTTTGCCATTCCTCCAGTGGAATCAGTAGCAGTTTAGGAAAGAAATCCTATAGATCTGGTATACAAGTGCTTTTTCTCATGGTCACAATTAGCATTTCCACGTAGACTGGGAATATTACAGAGTCTGTTCATGGGATAGATAATTCCCTGGGCTAAGCTGAGTCTCACTTTCCTTGAACATCTAAAGGAAATTTGGGTGCTCTGTAACTCAACAGGGATGCTGTTCCAGAAATATTATTGTAAAACAATTATTGCCTTAGAAAAAGTGTAAATAGGCAAGTCTTAATTTTTCGTGGTATTAATTGAACATTAAGAAGAGCTTAGTTAGATCTGCTGGGTGTTATCTAATGTGATTTCTACCAGAGGAGGAATTGAGGGTTCATTTTAGCATGAGAGACCTAAGCAGATGTTGGGAGtgattttaaatagttttcagGGAGACATAATTGTACCAGGCTGTTTATATAATCCACTTGGATCACTTCTGAAGTTGTAGCTGGCATTAAGTAAACAGGATACAACTTGTCTGCTCTGATGATGCTCAGGTTTGTCTGTGTGTTTATCATAAATTAATGTTGTGCTGGAGGTGTCAGACTTCTGCTCTTCATGTGAGGGAATCCAACATACCCCATAATTTTTGGTGTATAGCCTTGAACCTTTTTGGAGAAGTAAATTCTTTGTTATGGATAATTGTTTCAAGTTCACAGCATaagagctgatttttttcagtggaaatgcTGAGATTTGTGAAGCAAAGATTGTGGGAGATTCTCCCCAGTGCTGGTGTAGGTGGAGGCTCTGACTAATgaaaaaagcataattttgTGTTTAAGATCTTACAGATTGTATAGATTAGCTATGTAAGGAATAAGCATCTTGTGACATCCAGTCTTTTATAGCAGTGTGTTCACTAAGTCACTGAGACAGTTACAAGTCAGAAATACTCTGAGGAGATGAGCtgttaaatatttcacttctaAAACTGTGGTTTAGATGTATGATTTAGTGCAGATGATATTCTGTGGTAAATTAAATGTGGTAGAGAAGGAAAgggattaaatattttaagtggAAAGCTTAATAACTTGGTGGCTTAATAACTTTGAGAGGCCAAATGTTCTCTTGAGCAGATGGTGTAAGGGGCTGTGCTTGTGTAAGCTTCATGTAGAGGATTTTTGGGGGCAATAGTAGGGGGAAAGGCCAAAATAAAATTGGATTATGAATATATTTAACTAAGTTATATTGTTAACTGAGAGGTATTAGCAGCAGAATGAGGAGGGGTGTATAATTTTCAAGTACTTTGTTCACTTCTGCAAGAATATTGACAAAAGTTTTGAGGGCACTggttattattaaaattaaggCAGTTGTAACAAATATAATTGACAGGGAAGTTGTCCTTCCTCAGTTTTTAGTGCAATATTTGTGCAAATTAACCAAACTACCCAAAAGTAGAACTTTGTCCTTCTGTTCCTCATATATTTTGAGTTTTACTCTCTACCCACAGTGTTAAGATGTAAATTGGCCCTTCTGTTGTGTGCAAGTATTTTTTAGGGGCTTTCTCCTCCTGATGAAGTTGTACCTACCTGTTTGTCCAGGTGTTTATTCTGACATAAATCTTTAACAGGCCAGTTTCTAATTAGGGCTGTTTGACATCCTTATACTTTATAATTAGTAATTATCTTTTAAAGTCGGCCTTCTGTGATATAGTTTTGGTTCTGTGCAACATTCCATCTGCTTAccttgattttttaaaatcagaggTAATAATTGGGCTTAATAATTGCAATTCAGAAGCTTTAGTTTTGATGACTGATGCTCTGCCATCTGTAGGAATTTTCACTCCACCTCTTCTCGAGGTACTGCAAGAAACACCTGAACTTCCAACTCAAGAAAACAGTCCTAAAGGAAGTTGGATGGCATTAAAATAAGCTTTCTAAGATTTCTTTGTGTTCCCCTGCAAAAGTGGATTCAAACTCTGAACTTTAGGGTTAAAGAGTTAGTTAAAAGCAGGGTAGATAATTCAGGGGATAACACTCCTCATTTTGTATGTGAGAAGATGTGcattgagagagaaaaagatgcATTTGGAGCAAAACCTTGAAGTGAGGGtttgctgggaaggaggaagttgggtttttttagaattATACTTGTGCTGTCTGACCAGACACCAATGTAGGGCTTTGGTATGAGCTGTTTCCTTTGTGCCATGATGTGCAATTGAAATTCCCATGACATCTGGCATTTCACTTGGACTCATGCCTGAATTTTCTGCAGACCTTGAATAAAAATAGTTGTTCTTTACATGAGCAGCTGGTTGGTTGTAATGCTGCAGAAGGGTCACAAATACATATTTGGCTCCATCTTGGGAACCAAACTGAACTTTGAACTCTGACTAAAGgcaatttgaaagaaaaaaaaacaccaacaaaaaaccaaacagcccaaacccaaaacaccccAATTAAACCCTTTTGCTGGTTAACAGAAGCCAAGAGCAAGCACTTGGATGGATGTCTCAGGaaacttgtttttctgaatccttgaattatttttaattacaattcTGTCAAAATTTTAATAAACTGAGAAACATGATTTCAGGGCAGCTCAGAGATAGTTAATTATCTTGTCACTAATTTTGATTTCTAGtgataaattaatttatatacTGACCTGAAGAATGCAATACATGAAGATGTGATAGTCTCctgaatatattttcataatatTTATAGTGCTAGTTTAACTTGCCATCCCCTACTGACATCAAATTACTGGGAATGTAGTAACTGATTTTAAACTTTCAAAGCTGAGTGCATCTAATTGGATCCAGCCTTGATTCAATTATCTTTTCAAACATTGCTCTTGAATATTTCAACCAAACACTCATTGCATGACTGTGTTGGTGGACTTAgattttcctttgaaagcaGGTCAGAATAGAAGCATGGAAAGTCTTCAAGCAGGATTATCCTCTGGCAAATGTATATGTGTAAGTATAAAGGAGAACTACTTAAAAATCACTTAATTTGTGTAAGATTAATTAGTGTCTCTTACTCATCCTTGTCAGCTACTGTAAGTTGTAGCTGACAGGCATCATCAAAAAAACAGGTAAATGTTAGAAAGTTTATGCTAATAttgaattttcatttctgtaactCAAGCCCAGCTGGAGACAGAACCCCTGCAGTATTTTGTGACTTAAAGGTGTAAGTTGTTCAGATGGAAATTCTGAGTGTCAGCCATTTCACCAAACTCATCTTATGCAGAATTAGGCTCTTTGGCAAATGAAAGCTttccctgggagctggaggggagagagaaaaccaGGAGCAAGGACAAACTGTACCAGGTACTTTCAATTCTTCATTCTGTTTTTATAGGAGGGACAGTTTCCCTCTGAAATGGAGAAATCTCAGGTCAGACAAACAGGGACAGGTAACTTACCCTCATTAATTAGAGCCAGCGGGGGGACTCTGAAAGGACTCTTTGTAGGAGAAGTGGCTGGGTCAGGTGGTGGCCTCACATCTCTGTCCCTGGGGTACCCTGGGTCTCTCTGTATCTCATTCCCCCCCAGGAGGACGGGGGTGTATGGCTGGCTGTTGGGAATGAGCTGTGGCACCACCTGGACCAGGGGTGGGGACCCGTGGGGGTCCTGTCTCGAGAAGATTCTCAAGCACTGCTCTTCCAGCAGTGAGATAGTCACAGACTGGTTATTCACCAGATCAGTCAGTGCTGCGTATTTCACCTCAAGCTCCTTGTATTTTGTTGCCAtcttcagcatttctgttgTAACATTAAGGACTTTGTTTTCCAGTTGGGAAAGCTCAAGCGAGTTGTCGCGCTTGCGAATTATCTCGTGCAAGAGCTGCATGTACAGTTGGGTGACCCGGGAGTTCATGTTGCGGCTTTCCTTCCTCAGCAACTTCACTTCATTCACAATGTTCCCATCCACGTCCACCACCAACTGCAAAATGTCAATCTCCCGCTTCTGCTTGGACAGCACATCCTTCAGGTTCTCGATGTCCATCCTGGTGACTTCGTCCTTcctgttcccagcagctggGGCGTTGGTGTTCACACAGATGGGCCCTGTGATCTTCTGCTCTGGGACCAAGAAGGTGTAGCCACATTTCttgccttcctctcctccctctgccGCACGGGGCTGTCTCCGCTGGGGCGCCTTGCCCGGCGTGGACTGTTCCGTGCAGCGCCCGATGGACAACAGCACGAACAGCAGGATGCCCAAAGTCCACTTCAGTATCTTCATTGTCACACAAGTGTGGCAGCTGTTGGGCAACTGTTGAACAGATGAAAGGAAAACTCATTACATTAAAGCCAAAACTAAGGCTCCTTGACTTTGAACTACCTAAACTGATGGGTTTGCCCCAGCTACCTGTATGGAGCCAGGTATTTGGAGTCCCTTACATGGAGTTAGGTGCCTTTAGGTTACTTTTAAAGACCAGCTTTTAGCTTTAAAAGATTAGCTTTAGCTGATCTTTAGCTTTTAGATTACCTTTAAAGATCACACTAAAATTTAGATATGGGATTTAGTAGAGAGATTGTTGCCATGGatatattttcagaaacattagATTCTGTGTTATACATTCAGCATCAATTTGACTGCTTCAATCTGTGCTCACTGCAAGagaatagaatcatggaatcgatagggtttggaaaagacctctaagatcatcaagtccaacccttggtccaactccagtccctttaccagatcatggcactcagtgccacggccaatctcagttgaaaaacctccagggatggggaatccaccccctctctgggcagcccattccaatgcctgagcactctctctgcaaagaagttttttctgctctccaacttcaatttcccctggcagagcttgagcccatcgtgcccccttgtcctattgctgagtgcctgggacatacagaaaagggaaatagaGAGACAAAACTATATAAAGGCTGGAATTTGGATTGTATAAGCCTTTCTAGTCCTCTTTTGGCTTTATAGGTGTATGTATAGAAGTGTAATTTGTTAAATGCTATATCAATACTTATTCAGTTATAAACCCATTTTTCAAATTTACATGTACTCAGATCTGGTAGGCTTGAAAAATCTTCAACACTATTTTTGGACGTTGGTGTTAGGCAGGAGATTGACTGAAGGTGGTTGTCTTACACACTGGGAATTCCGAATCCAAGTAACTTTAAGGAAAGCTTGGAATACTGTTCTGCATGTGTGTCCCTATTTAATTGCCTTCAGATGCACATTTTCAAGTGTTGTCACactattttttgtatttttgagaAGACTTTTGTCCAAGTAACAGTGAAATATGAGTTGTGTTATCACTGTGAATAGCATACTGAAGTGTTTCGTtcatcttttaaagaaaataattcatttgtTTTAACTGTGTGTAAAGACTTAAAATGCAGTGATCCGGGAATTTTTTGAGGCATGTTTTTTAGCTTTAAATATTGTAGATGATAAGCAAAGGTAGCACTTAAATAAGGGAATAAGCTCCCTTTTTTTATGGTTGGTTTGCTTTGTGAAGCAGATCACTGTTCTTATCTTAGCTGTTGATCTGGCTTTCCTTTCCAGGCTGCTTCTACAAGCCCTTTGGATAATTACAGAGAAATACAGTAAGAGCAGGGAAAGTTAATTATTGTGCTGTTCCCGCTAAGTTCAAGTGCATTTGGCAATCCTGAGACATCACTCTAAAGGagaagctgagctgtgctgcttcctTTACACTCACATTTGCAAGTGATAAGGTGACTTTTGGGTCAGGTTACTTCTCCCAGTCCTGTTGCTGGCTTTATTGAATATTGTTGCTACAAATGGTGTCTGCTCAGCCTCAAAAGGCCTGTCAAGTCTTTATGTTTTGGCTTCACTAAGAGCAGGGGTTACAACTTCCAGCCATGCTGCACGTGCACTCAGGAATTAGATCTAGCAATCTTGATTAAATGTTCCAGTGTTGCCtcaaaaaataactttttgttTGGCTGAAGGTTGTGTTGCAAGCTCTGCTTCTGAGAGGGGGGAGAAAACACTTGCATTTAACACATACTGAAACTGCTTTCTTACCCTGCATGAATGGAGGGAGCATAAAAGCTTGAggaagttaatttaaaaaaacttaaTTGTCTTCAGTAATAATAGGTATTCTGGTGTCTGCTagtaattgtttttttttcaaaaacagagCTTAAAatttttgttaatatttctCTGTTGAAAGTGTAActtctgtttaaagaaaaaaatagttagGAAAAAGTATCACTTTTCTCTAGAGCTggttctgtgtttttctttgggAACTTCAGACAGTTAAAATATTAATCACTTGAACAGTGCTCAGATTTGGAAGTTCATTGGGTTAAATGCCCCCATGAATCATGGGCACCACgtggggagctgctctgtgtgtgggtTCTGAGCTGACAAGGATGAGCTGAAGGGATTGTCTGGCACTTCACCCCTCTGTGTGTCTCCTAAATGGCTTGTCAGTACCTTTATGTTCAGTGTTGACGCAAAGTGACTTCATGGCATCTGGCTGGGGATGTAGCCCATAGTACAGCCCAGTATTTCACTGTTTTCACAGGGTATAAGAGCTACTTCATAGTCCAAGAAAGTGAATAGCACTTTAGTTCTCAGTAGCTTTTAAATACCCTACGGAGTTACTGAAATAATGAATGGCTGGGGattttccccacagcagcacatttttcccctgaaatacATTAAAACTTAAATGAATCTTTCAAAACCAAACACTTTGCAACACAGCCCACGTTCTAACCATGTATTTTGCTGCAGTctgctttctgcatttcttttaatattaaatgTGTTCATTTTGAACTTTTACCCTTCTGTGTTAAAGTTACAAGTTCTGTGTCTATATAAGTGCTGTCAGGCCATTAAATGAATTACAGGGTCTAGTACAGCAGAGCCAAATGCAGCAGCTGCATAAGATTATGCTCTAGAATTTGAAATTATTCAAATGTCCTCTGGTAAACTGAGACATTCAGATAAGCAGGGCTGAGTTGCTTCTGAGCATCTACCTGGTAGGGAATGTAGATGCTCCCATGGAAATTTTGatgttgaaaaaaatgaaatgtcttaAAATGTTGTTTGTCATGTTTGAGCAGCTTAGTGCTTAACTTGCTATACAAGAATAGGTTCTGAGCAAGATATTTACCTGGAGTTTTAATCAGCttagaaggaaattaaaatactgtttcagAAATTTCCTGGTGTTCTGGGCAAGCGGCTTAAAAAAATAGGAGCTGTTTATCCAAAGTATCACAGGATGATGATAACCTTAATATGTAAGATCTAAATGACAAATTAAAATTAGAGTTGGGAAATGGTTTTAAGGTTTTTAATTCAGACACCTTCTGTCCCAGACTCCCAGGTTTAGATGTTGAGGTAGTGGCATAACTGTTGGGATATTTGAGGCTCAGGGACCAGTTCAAACAGAACCAGAGTCTCCAACCCCCCCTGCAACTCTGCAGTTGCTTGTAGTTAGTGGGGCTGCTGGAATACCCAATGCAGACCTTGGAAAATTAAATGAGAGAGTTTCTGATTCCATGTACTATGGCTTTAAAATACGTTATTTAACTCCTTATTAGCTGtcacatttttaaatttgaataAACTGTCGCCTCAGCTGGTTCTGTCGTGTCTCTGCCACCCCACGCTGGCCCTCAGGTTCCTGTAGAAGTTGCACTAAGTCTGTTCtgacacactgatgttttatgGCTTCTACAGGGGAAAATGTGCCATTAttcagagctgcacagatttCCTCTCAGCCTCTCAGAAACACTCCAAGCTGTGGACAGGGTTTCAGTACCATTCCACACGTAatgccatttcttttcttctggtttctttctttttccaaactGATCCctatgcagaaaaaaaacccaacttgtTTTCAGAATTAGTCTTCAAGTTACTACTTTTAAAAGTGtttaaaggaacaaaaattcaatttaaaaggcaaaacaagCCAGTAACTTCTAACAGCTGTAACACAGACTGTGTTACTCCCCAAAATATTGTATCACAAATGCAGAGTTGCAGGGATGAGGATGTGTGGAAGTTGGTGTATATTGGgcatttttcagctttctgcaCAACAAACTGTGTGTTCTTTGTTGTGCTGCTGTGACTCAGGTTCAGCAGGATGTAGAATTTGGAAACCCACAACACAAATTGGGATATGTTCTTCCTGAGCTGATGGAGGCTTGTTCTCCCTGGGCAGTGTAGGGAGAATTTGGAAAGCCCTAACACAAATTGGGATGTGTTCTTCCTGAGCTGATGGAGGCTTGTTCTCCCTGGGCAGTGTAGGGAGAATTTGGAAACCCCTAACACAAATTGGGATGTGTTCTTCCTGAGCTGATGGAGGCTTGTTCTCCCTGGGCAGTGTAGGGAGAATTTGGAAAGCCCTAACACAAATTGGGATGTGTTCTTCCTGAGCTGATGGAGGCTTGTTCTCCCTGGGCAGTGTAGGGAGAATTTGGAAAGCCCTAACACAAATTGGGATGTGTTCTTCCTGAGCTGATGGAGGCTTGTTCTCCCTGGGCAGTGTAGGGAGAATTTGGAAAGCCCTAACACAAATTGGGATGTGTTCTTCCTGAGCTGATGGAGGCTTGTTCTCCCTGGGCAGTGTAGGGTGAATGGAATGAAGGTGTTGCAGGTAAATGTCAATATAAAATTCTCTTTGTATGGAAAATGCTGTATCAGCATTTATCTTTATTCAGCATATTTATTAGATTGTTTATTAAATATAGTCAAGTGATAAATACCAGCAGTGCTCTGTTATatttaacaggaaaagaaaacagggttctttgagaaaataaattataatactGAGACTAAAGATCTTCTGAACATGATACCAGTTAATCAGGAAACTCTGTTACTGATGTTACACatgcttcattttctgttgAGCTTTGCCTAAGCAGCTGAAATCAATAAACCCAGCTATGTTCCCCTGTGTCTACACAGGATAAGTGAGGGgctttgtggatttttttagctTAAAACTGGGTCCATAGCATTAGGAGTAAGAGTGATGTGGGGGAAACATCTGATTACAAGAGAAATGTTCACATGGATTTTCAGTATATCTCTGTATTTAAGTAAGTGACTTTTCCCTGTACAAACAAGTGCTGTTCCTGCAGGTCCTTCTGCTGAAATAACAGGATTACTTTCGATTGTACTGACTGGGATCAAGGAATAATGTGTGGGGTTTGTTCATCAGGTCTGTGATGTGTTGAGTCACAGAATTCTGCCTCTTGGAGATTAATATGAATCTGATTCCATTTAGGAAAGGCAAAAGTCTTCAGGGGGTTTGAAGTAGTCATTGAAAACGTGtcacttttaaaaatgataAATCCTTAGAAATTCTCTGCAGGAGAGATTTATAAATGTCATAGTAGACATTCTGAAAGCACAGCATAATTTCATAACTATTGCAGGTTTTTTGgtcaaaattttttttaatgtgtgggTTCCTTGACGTTTGTTGGCAGCAATTGTGTGTTTGCACCATTTCAACGGGCAGCTACAATGGAGTGGCGTATTTTGTCTTTGGAAATGTGTGATTCAGGGGCTCCAGAATTCTCTTTAAAACAGATACTGAAGGTATTAAAAATCTAGTTATGTTTTAGCAAATTTTACTTCATTCACTGGTGCATAAATTCTTAAGGACCAGACTATCAGGGCACATTACAAAAAAACAAAGCCCAGTAAG of the Pithys albifrons albifrons isolate INPA30051 chromosome 10, PitAlb_v1, whole genome shotgun sequence genome contains:
- the ANGPTL1 gene encoding angiopoietin-related protein 1 translates to MKILKWTLGILLFVLLSIGRCTEQSTPGKAPQRRQPRAAEGGEEGKKCGYTFLVPEQKITGPICVNTNAPAAGNRKDEVTRMDIENLKDVLSKQKREIDILQLVVDVDGNIVNEVKLLRKESRNMNSRVTQLYMQLLHEIIRKRDNSLELSQLENKVLNVTTEMLKMATKYKELEVKYAALTDLVNNQSVTISLLEEQCLRIFSRQDPHGSPPLVQVVPQLIPNSQPYTPVLLGGNEIQRDPGYPRDRDVRPPPDPATSPTKSPFRVPPLALINEGPFKDCQQAKDAGHSNSGIYMIKPENSNEPMQLWCENSLDPGGWAVIQKRTDGSVNFFRNWDSYKKGFGNIDGEYWLGLENIYMLSNQDNYRLLIELEDWSNKKVYAEYSSFRLEPESEFYRLRLGTYQGNAGDSMIWHNGKQFTTLDRDRDMYSGNCAHFHKGGWWYNACAHSNLNGVWYRGGHYRSKYQDGIFWAEYRGGSYSLKAVQMMIRPID